The following coding sequences are from one Treponema bryantii window:
- a CDS encoding hydroxymyristoyl-ACP dehydratase — protein MNFNDHDIKDEVVVSKEENSVALEFVIPASSDFFDGHFPQYKLLPAVAQFEVITRFSRKYFGTQRYVPNIKRMKFSAPIKPDTKIHLELTYKKDKGTVTFNMADANVEGKVYSSGSFAALSEISA, from the coding sequence ATGAATTTTAACGATCATGATATTAAAGATGAAGTTGTAGTTTCAAAAGAAGAAAACTCAGTAGCACTGGAATTTGTAATTCCAGCTTCAAGTGATTTTTTTGATGGACACTTTCCACAGTACAAACTTCTGCCTGCAGTTGCACAGTTTGAAGTAATCACACGTTTTTCAAGAAAATATTTTGGCACACAGAGATATGTTCCAAATATCAAAAGAATGAAATTTTCTGCGCCTATTAAACCTGATACAAAGATCCACCTTGAACTGACTTATAAAAAGGACAAAGGAACAGTAACTTTCAATATGGCAGATGCAAATGTTGAAGGAAAGGTTTATTCCTCAGGATCTTTTGCTGCGCTTTCGGAGATTTCTGCATAA